In Bradyrhizobium guangxiense, the following are encoded in one genomic region:
- a CDS encoding SDR family oxidoreductase yields the protein MFNDLFSLKGRVALVTGGSRGIGKMIAAGFLSAGAAKVYIPARKAGPCEATAKELTAQYDGECIALPIDISTVEGCDRLASEIIKLEPKLDILVNNAGAAWGAEFDEFPESGWDKVMDLNVKSLFFLTKALAKPLRAAASAERPAKVINIASVDGIFVNPGETYSYAASKAAVIHLTRRMATKLVKDNINVTAIAPGAFKSDMNRAARDHADEVAKRIPARRIGTDEDMAGVAIYLASRAGDYVVGNTIAVDGGVVYANAGLEIAG from the coding sequence ATGTTCAACGACCTGTTCTCGCTCAAAGGCCGCGTCGCGCTGGTGACCGGCGGCTCGCGCGGCATCGGCAAGATGATCGCGGCGGGGTTTCTCAGTGCCGGCGCCGCAAAGGTCTACATCCCCGCGCGCAAGGCCGGGCCGTGCGAGGCGACCGCCAAGGAGCTCACCGCGCAATATGACGGCGAATGCATCGCGCTGCCGATCGACATCTCCACCGTCGAAGGCTGCGACAGGCTGGCTTCCGAGATCATCAAGCTGGAGCCGAAGCTCGACATCCTCGTCAACAACGCCGGCGCGGCCTGGGGCGCGGAGTTCGACGAATTCCCCGAAAGCGGCTGGGACAAGGTGATGGATCTCAACGTGAAGTCGCTGTTCTTCCTGACCAAGGCGCTGGCGAAGCCGCTGCGCGCGGCAGCCAGCGCGGAGCGGCCCGCAAAAGTGATCAACATTGCTTCGGTCGACGGCATCTTCGTCAATCCGGGCGAAACCTATTCCTACGCCGCCAGCAAGGCCGCCGTGATCCATCTGACGCGGCGCATGGCGACCAAGCTGGTCAAGGACAACATCAACGTCACCGCGATCGCACCGGGCGCGTTCAAGTCCGACATGAACCGCGCCGCGCGCGACCACGCGGACGAGGTTGCAAAGCGCATCCCGGCGCGGCGGATCGGCACCGACGAGGACATGGCAGGGGTGGCGATCTATCTCGCCTCGCGTGCGGGCGATTACGTGGTCGGCAACACCATCGCGGTCGACGGCGGCGTGGTGTATGCGAATGCCGGGCTGGAGATCGCGGGGTAG